taatccttatggtcaatgaaatcttaagagagagagagtctggcggctagtgggcaaccagctcctcatcatccgtggtttttttcctcttgttgagggtttttccacgttacatcgtgttcttcgtattctctttctctgtgcacgtgtttctacatggtatcagagcccacaAGATTGGGACTTTTTTGGTGATCGTGGAGTTTTCTTCACCCGCCGCCGCTGCTGTCACCGTCGTTGTTTTCGCCGCTGCCGCCGTCACCGCTGCCgtcaccaccgccgccgccgtgTCCGATGCCGTCACCTTTCTGCTGCATCGTCCGACGACGCTGCTGACACCGTCGCCGGTGTCACCGCCCTTGCTGCCGTGCCGTCGCCCTTGCTGTCGCGCCGTCGACCTGCTCCCTGATGTCGCGCCCTGCTCCCTGTCGTCGTTCTTTGCGCCATCGCCTTCTGGGTCGGCCCTACTCCAGTGGTGCCCTCCATTGCTGCCGCCGTTCGCTGTCGCCCCCCTTCCTCCCTGCCTTCGCCCTCTGCGCCGTCGATATCGGCGCCCGACCTGCTCCGCCTGACCAGCAATGTCTTCCGCCGCCCGACCTGCTTCCTGGTGTTGCCTTTCCGTCTAGCGCTGCCTCTACTCCCTGCATCATTGCTCTCCTTCGGGATCTGCTACAGAGTTCCAGCACCTCTGCTCACGCCAGTTGCTGCGTGCTCCTTATTGCCACAGCTGCCCTTTGTCACTGCAGTTGAAATTTGGGTGTTCGATCGACGTGATGGTGGATTCCCCTATGGGAGAGTTGATCAtcgacagtggcgctactcaccacatgactggcaatcctatagtctttcatgggtataagctttcgtcaggaaaggaacgtgtttctcttgctgatggttcctctatctctgtggctgagaaagggagtctcccacttttgaacaagttctttgtccacaatgctctacatgttccccatcttcccttgaacctcttgtcggttagcaagattacgaaagagttgaattgcgaactaattttttctgctgattgctgtgttatgcaggacttggtgacagggaagaggattgagattTGTCTGACTTCTGACGGGCTATATCTCTTGCCTATGCgtactgctcaggctctcatgacggcagtcagtcAAGCAACGAAGAACATAGAGGAGTCCCTTCAAttgcttctacggtggcatgagcgccttggacatctgccttttggaattcttagacagttgtttcctgatttatgttccaggttagatatgactatggtgtcctgtgatgtctgtcacctagccaaacatgttagggcttcatatcctttgtctagccatcggtctaatgaggtatttgccatgattcattctgatgtgtgggggccgtcagggattccttcttatcatggttttcagtattttatcacctttatagatgattgttctcgtaacactattgtctacttgttgaaagaccgtagtgaagttcctactgccatagagactttcattgcttatgtggaaactcaatatggatcatctgttaagacctttcgatctgacaatgctcgtgagtatttgtgtcagtctgttgataacTTCTTTCGGAAAAAgagaattgttcatgagacttcctgtagttatactcctcctcaaaatggagttgctgaacgaaagaatcatcagttattgaatatgactcttctttttcaacgtcatgttccaaaaaggtattggggggatgctgtgttgaccagtgcgtatcttataaaccgtttgcctagtcgtgtgttgaatgggcagacgcctcactctgttaccggggagtcgtgaacctttctctcttccaccaagagtctttggttttgtttgctttattcataatcatagtcctcacattaaaaagcttgatccaaggtctacTAAGGGCGATTTTCTAagttattctcccactcaaaaagggtataagtgtcgggacccttccactggtcgtgcctatgttaccaaagatgtcactttccttgaatatgcttcctattttggtgagaatcctcttcaggaggagatgacaggtggtgagaattctgctcccaatccagttagtccttccctggatgacccaagtcgtgctcaaaAGCatcctgttgaagaagagattcagactgttattgcaagtgaagagcttcccatcgccctgtgaaagggtgtcaggtcatgtactcaacatcctattggtaattttgtttcatattctagactgagcaaggactacaaatgttttgtatcttctctttctttggctatgatttcCAGGAATGTTGTTGATGCtcaaagtgatcccaagtggacttatgcaatgcaagaagagatagaagccctgagaagaaacatgacatgggaagttacaaagattcctgaggcggctcacttggttggatctaagtgggtctacaccatcaagtacaaaccaggtggaagtgttgaaagatacaaagctcgtcttgtggccaaggggtttaatcagaaatatgagattgattatttggagacctttgctcctattgcgaagatgaagactgtcagagtcattatctccttagctgtgatgaaggagtggaagatgtaccaacttgatgtcaagaacgcaattctcaatggagaccttgaagaggaagtatatatgtgtatgcctccaggatatgaagaacctggaaaatgttgcaagttaaggaaagctttatatgggctcaagcaatctcctcgagcatggtttgaatgaCTTAGACTTGTTATGAGACAATGtagataccatcaagggaatggagatcatacactctttgtgaagagaaatgaacaaaaggttacaattttgttggtatatgttgatgatatgattgtcacaggtgatgatgaagatgaaataattaagttaaagaaactgttggcgatcgagtttgatctcaagcaccttggtaagttgaaatattttcttggcattgaaattgctaggtctgggactagcctcatgctaaatcaacggaagtacaccctagatttgttaaaggagaccaGGAAATTAGGgcgtagaccagcttctactcctctagatgctgaccataagctaagtcttagagatggggagcctctctgtgaagaggccaaaagaagatgtcaatgtcttgtagggaagttgatttatcttactctcactagacctgatattacctttgctgtgaatgtgatgagtcagttcatgcatgctcccacggatgcccacttgaaggttgttgacaggatcttgtgctacttgaagagaaatcccgACAAAGGTCTTttgtatgtcaagcaagacactcttgggattgaaggttattcagatgcagactgggcaagctgtattgacactaggaggtccacctctggctattgtatctatttgggagggaatctcatagtgtggagaagtaaaaggcaagatgtgtgttttcgttccagtgctgaagcagaatacaaagcagtggctatgggagtttcagagcttttgtggctaaaagtattgttgacggatattggtataaaggttgaagaaccaatgaagatgtattgcgataacaagtctgcaattaacttggccaacaaccttgtgcttcatgacagaacaaagcatgttgagattgaccgacatttcattcgagagagaattgatgctaatgaacttgtacttccttacatgagatttgaagaccaaacagctgatgttctgacgaaagctctatcttcaacttcattcgagagaaatgtatccaagttgggcatgtttgatatgtatgcccaacttgagggagagtgttgaagtatgttagacgggtctcgggaccgggtccgaaTCCATACCTGATCCATCTTGTAGCtcttgttgggcattacttaagtcgtgtaaccctaatccttatggtcaatgaaatcttaagacagagagagtctggcggctagtgggcaaccagctcctcctcatccgtggtttttttcctcttgttgagggtttttccatgttacatcgtattcctcgtattctctttctttgtgcacgtgtttctacaatttttatagtttctatttgtttttgctttgttgttttattaTCGAATTTGTAGTCTATGCTTGATTCTTAATCTGTTCTATTCCGAAGTGCCACTATGGGAAAGTACCGCTTAGGCTTGAGTGCTGCGTCAAGGAAAATTGAAGAATGCTTTTGAAGATActgatgttttcttttgttcGAGCGTGTGCCAGTGAcaactttgtcttttttttttttaaacttgacTTGGGGCGTTTGTTACGCTGGAAATCTATTATTcatcaaaaaaaatattttaaatttttaaaacttttcctGGGTAACGGAAAAAAATTTCGACCATTGAGGTCGATTCCGGAAATATTTTTCGGTAAAAATATTTTCAGATGGAGAGGCGGAAATATACGTCCGGAAATTTTTTAAGGCCCGTTAGGGCACGCTCTTCTTCACCTCGCCTCACGCAGCCCTCTTCACCGTGAGGGCTTCATCGTTTTGAAAGCTTCCTTTGACCCTGTTCATCCGCATCTGTCGGTGGCGGAACCGCATCACAGCAGCAGCGTTGTCTTTCTCAACTGCAGCAGCGTTACCTCTAGGtactggtctctctctctctctctctctctctatatatatatatatatatatatatatatatatatatatatatataaacaatgaGGTAAGACGCAGGGAGGGGGTAAAGGAAAAGGGGGGAAGAAGATTACCAGAGAAGCTTATGATTTGGGATAGAGAAGCGGAATGATGGCCGAATCCTTTCCGTTCCATGCGTTTGAATGTGACGGTAGTTTGGTGAAACGAAAATGCCCACAGGGCAGGCGAGGGCATTTTTGTGCGTTGGCGTGTGGTGGAACGAAAATGCGCACAGTGAGCAGGGCGAGGGGAACTTTCGAGTGGCGGAATGAGGCCATCTTCTGAttgcttttgaatttgattggttactgtttttctgttttgaatgaTTGGCTTACAGACATCGGATATTATGCATCATTTTGCATGAAGGCGCTAACAGAAGCgatggtttttattttattttttctctctttgaatgCTTCGATATCCAATACTTGGTTCGCAACTTAAAACCTGGAATTTGCATTTTTCTGGCTAAACCGAATGCAAGTAAGCTTCTGCTAGCAGGCTTGAAATCCAATTTCGTactttgttttttaaagttCAGCCATCATTAACTTGCCCAAATTGCactttttggtaaaaaaaaaccattctTTAACCCGTTGCTGTGTCTCTGTTCTTACAGACCCTAGATTGGTGGTTAGGGTTGCAAAAAGATCCATCTTAACCAGGTCCATGTAGATGTGGACGAATCTGTTCTTACAGCTTATGATATTGCTGTTATGAGCTAGTCAAAATTCCTCTTATGCAGTGTAATTTTGTACTTTGCATGTTTGATGCTTAAGCTTGTGATTGTGgaagttctttttcctttcaaactATGCATGAATTATGCCACTGGGTTTATTCAGCTCCAGATGTCGGATATTGTGGAGTCACTCTGCTTTGTTTGTCATGGGTATAGTGAATAATTTACTGCATACAATGCAAAAGAAATTTCTTCCTAATGTGTGTTTTTTTGGGTGGTTGGAGGGTGTTGAGGGTCTGCTGATGGCAAGTAATCTTTGTGGcctgatttttattttatgaacatCCCAAGCATTTTTCTGAGGACAAATTAGAACTGGCACTTATCTCCTAAAAGATATATGGTTGGAagatttttaagatattttattGTCCGTCAGGTGAATCTTGTGTACATTGGcttcattcttttcaattcctcATTTGATTTTATGTTGTCGATAGCTATTGAGTTTGGGGTTGAGTTGATGCACTGGTCTTTGGgctattttttgttggttttttggctgtggcctctgtctctctttctctcgctctcatcttcttctctctctctctctctctctctctcttttataagCCCTTTAATGGGTCTCTTGTGCCACATTTTGATGGTTTTAGAGTAACCCATCCCATGCTTTGGGTGAAAGGGCTGATATCCAATGGCAGGTATTTGTTGAGTCACTCTGCCTTCTTTGCCAAAGGTATAGTGAATAACGTACTGCGACATTCAActgaaattatttttctatCATGAACTAcctctcttatctttttcttaattttatttgtgttttatacttttattccttcttttcgtttcacaattattttaagGTTCGATGATGGCATGTAATCTTTGAGACCTGATTTATCATTGATGAAAATTATAAGCAGTCTCACTGAGGACCTACTAGATCAAGTAATCTTCGCTTTTAGATATgtggtttttgtcttttttttttttctaaagttccTTTACACCCTTTGTCAGTTTCTTCTCTCTATCACTCTATCTTTATGCCTGTGTGGCCTCTGTGTTTATGTTGTTTGTGAATCTTGAGACCATGACTCATGGGATTGGATGATGAAATGCACTGGGCTCTGAGCAGTTTTTGTTGATGGAAATGCATTTGCCTAGAAAGCATTGTCTGACTTACATGAGCTATATCGTTTCTCTTTGTTAGACGAGATTGCTGACCTTCTTTCTATGTGATGGAGATTGGTTTAACTGCGAATATGTTCTATGAAGTCATGTATATCTGCATACTTTTGTTGACGCAATCCTTTTTTTCCTTACCCAAAGTGTCATTGTGCCTCTCCCATGCTTAACGTTAAATAAGCCATAGATCAACATAATCTCAGCAACTCTTGTCATTTgggaaattgattttctaaGTCAACGCTTTTTCTGAGAGAAGTTCCCAGTGCCTGTAGTATTGTTAAATATTATGTTCTTTGCAAATTAGATATGCACCTCTTGTCCTTTTCTTATATCAGTCTCTGCCTATGAGCACACTTGCATCTATAAGCAAATTATTGGATGTTATATTTACTTGTACGACTAGGTTGGGAAATGGTAGTCTTTTATGGTTTATGGTATGTGTGCATGGAGAAACTAAGGTTTACTTGAAGATTACTTTTAAGTCTTACAGACTGcgagagtgtgtgtgtgcacttctttttattaattttgatCCCTAATGTTCATTTATGGCAGGCCATGTGGATAAGGACTATATGGGGGCTGCCAATTTTTACGTTATAGAACCGGCATCTTGGTGGTGTGCTGCTACTCATAAGACCTAGATGCAGTCTTCAGGGTTACTTCTTGGCCCAAAGTGTATCTATCCAGTGTAGCCTTGGTTGCTTTAACTATTGTTGGTAGCTTAATTGATGGAGAACAAAACTTTGAATACACAAGCTCGAGCCAAATGGAAGAAAGTGGCATATGGTGGCATGCAACCTGGGTATGCGGACAATTATACAGACGAGTCCTTTCTTGAAGATATGGTTATGAATGCCAATGTTGTAAAGAGAGACTTGCTTAAAGTGATGCTGGACTCAGTTTCCATCACTCAGTATCTTTGTGTTGTAGTTCTCGTGGTCTGTGTGTGGACATACACATTGTCGGCCAGAATAGATGGAAGGACACTCCACCTGGTTAATGCTGTTCTCCTTGGGATGGGCTTCCTGGTGCTTGTCTTAACGGAAACAAAACTTTCtatttcccttcttcttcattaCCTCCTTAACATTGCTTACTTCATTAGTGGCTTGTATGTACTAGCCCCACTTTATTGCACCCTCACAAGATCCATCAGTTCAGACTCCATTTGGGCACTAACAGTTTTCCTGCTTGTTATTCATCTTTTTTTGCATGATTATGCTGGCTCAACCATCAGACCACCTGGGGCCTTGAAGAATCCAACACTAACCAGCAATATCTCCCTGAATGCGTCCATTGTGGCGTCTGTTCTTATTGCTTCCCGCCTTCCTTCAAGGCACCATGTGTTCTCCATCATGCTTTTTTCTTTAcagatctttcttttttctccactTGTGATGTACTGCATCAAGAAGTACTCCACCAAAGTGCACTTGTGTTTTTCTCTCCTCTTGACCTGTGCAACTTTGGCCATTCTTTTTCCCCTTCACCATTCCTTGTTTGCTCTATTTCTAGCCCTATTATTGTTCATTACTGTTGTATGTCCTTACTGGCTTATCAGGATACAGGAATACAAATTTGAGATAAATGGTCCTTGGGATGAAGCTAAACTTTGTTATGACATAACCGAGTAATCTCTagtgaaataagtttttttatctattatgCCAGCTTATCTCGGTTTGCTATACATTAGTCTGGCTTTCTTGATTTACTTGATTGTGAGTTTAATTATCAGCTCTTATTTGAGTGGAgaattatatattaaaagagAACAATATAAGGCGTATGTAAACACCCATATTTAATAATAGATGATAACTAAACAGTTGCTTTCTTATATTTCTTGAACATATTTTAGATATTTTGGTACAGGTGGGCGAAATAGTATAGCGCCCAAAAGTAGAACGAACAGTTGTAATTTTCATACTATCTGCCCAGGGCCGAATAACCTAGGGCAAGGTGACCTCAAACAGCCTCGTGATTGTCATTGCATCAAGCAATTTTCTTAACTGTAATGCGTGTCTGCAATTTCGCCTAAATGTTGAAGCTGGAGGTGATAATCGTGTACTCAATTCCAATTGGAGTCTGACATTGGTGAAATTGTAAACAACTGCTTATAATTCAAAGAACACATTATAACTATCGAAGTATATATAAAATTACGTTTAGTTTTAATGTGAAAGGtactttcttaaaaaaaagaagtcttATAAGCTCAATTTTAATGACAATTTCCAGGAATTcacatctctttttttcttgccttttatCTTAACAGTCATAGCAAGCTGTCGacatcataaagaaaaaaactattagaaaaaatataaaatgtaaaatCGTGTAAGGTGGTCTGGTTAAATCGACAATGATGTTTCATCTCTTCTTAAATCAAccatttcttaaaacaaaggggtaagcaCCACTGCTGCAGCAACAACTCATGCTGAAAGCTGTTTTCCTTGTTCTGTCGTAAGAAGATGGCAAGCCCATGTTTGAAACGGTTGCTCCTTAGTACTCATAATGAAGATAAAAGTATGAACATGTTTATCCTTCATAGTCCAACCATTTCTGTGAAGAAAGAGTGTAAACAAACGTGCACATTCTTTAGTGATCTTATGGGTGGTGGTTTGATAGATGCCAAACCACCTTTCTTTCTGTACTTTTAGGGTCcactaaaaaatttcaagatccAAGACTTTTTTCGGACTTATGTGGTCTTATGGTATAAGGTTGAAAAAGTTGAAACTTTACTGTACAcaattttgaaaagttgaaaCCACATCGGCCTTATAGTCCAAGGCTGCTTTGGTATTTGTTGAGGGATTGCATCTTCACCTTGATGCGGCACCCCatcttaaatttttaagaatttcagttgtcctatataaaaattttgaaaaaatatttttcagatcctgttaaaattttgaaagtataattCGCCAcctctcatgaaaaaaatcCTCGCTCAGCCCCTGGTTTGAGATAAACGACATGGTCTTGAAGTGGGTCTAAAATGGCAGCAATTATAAAGATAATAATTGGTGGCAATAACACTCCAAAAGGTGTAGTATAGCTGGTCAAGCTGACACTAGTGAAACATTAGGTTTTTAGTTCAATTTCTTTGGGTGCTATATATTTGTGCTAATAAGGTAAGCAACAATGCACTTCTAGTTGAGGTGCAGATGGATCCGACACCAGTAATTAACACAACCCTGGAGGTGAGGACAATGGGTGGATTTCAGGtccaatgaaatgaaatatccATCTCACTCAAAAAGTGGTGATGATTGTAGAAATGTAAACTATAATAAAATGGTAGCAAAGTTGAAACACGAGTAGTACAATCATCTGATTAAGATAATTCTAACACTGGTTTGGATCCATCTACCATTTACCAGGTTCTACTCAATCAAATCTTTCTTAATATCATTTAGATTCTGATCTGGACTTGAAATATTGAAACTGATTTTGTAATCAACAAGGTAGGATATGAACTTGATTTAAGTATAAATGAACCGATTTTTTTATCTGGCTTCATATTCATATATGGATTTGCTCACTTAAATGAGTACAAATCCATATCAGGGTTCATTCAGATCCGTTCCTTTTTACCCTACTAATTAATAGATCAAGTAAGAGGGGAGTAATCAAATTTTATCAACCCATGGACATGCCATTACACTAACAAAGTTCAAGAAAAAACACTCAATCAGTGCAGCCCGTAAGAAATAGTAGttgcttgtttttttattctcatttggTGGTTTCTATGTCACTTATTTAGATCATTCAGACAGTTAATGGGGCCGAATAGGTTGCACCTCTCTCcgagatgaaaaaaaaggtcCCGAAATGCGAGCAATCGATCAATGACCcaatttattatattatatgtttacatattaaatttcaaattcagttttaaatgcAAATGAAGAAACTGATGTCTCATAtatcaaaatctgaatttgatctaaatgTGACTTTTAGGTTTAGAGCTAAATCTGGATTTGATTTTTTAGATGCATAGccaaatctgaatataaaaAACTGACTTCAAAATGAATAGTTATTGAAtgtaaattatttattttaagacTAGCTTCGAATTTGAACCTGAACCTCAATAGATTATTATTTAATACAGAATCCAATCTAAACCCAATcagatatcattttttttctcggGTGCCATTTTGATGCCAAATGGGatgttaatttgttttatattttacttCAATGAAATAATTCAATTGAATATCTAGCATAAGTCCGACCTGTCGGCATCCCCAAACGCGGCCGATACATATGCCACGTGTAGAGTCGACCtataaatagataaaaattgattgattttcttattttttaataaagaaagtGATTCTAAATTGAAcaactgcatatatatatatatatatatatatatataagttatcctttttttttgagCTTTGAGAGtggtcaaagcatgtttttGGTGCTACTAATTAATCAAGAATAAATGGTATATCTTCGAATCTGAAGTATGAAGCATGCCAGAAGCATGCCATCGATTGAAATACCTCAAATGTTGTGAGGATTTCTGTAAATATGATAATAATGGGGCGCCTCTTCCGATCGCGGCCACGCGTGTGGCGTGTCTTCTGCTGATCGACCGTCGTGAAACCCAGCAGGAGTGCCTCCGTTCCCTTGTTTCCCCTCTTCTGTGTTTGCGTCCGAGGGTCGTTCCTTTTAGGTGGTGTCCTCGCagcagtctctctctctctatctctgtgtGTAGAGATGGGGAAGAATCAAGCGTACAAGGCGATGCAGAGAGCGAGGATGAGTTCGACCTCGGGAGCGCCCGAAAACATCGAAGACGGAATGGTTCGTCCCTTTTCATACCTCAACTCTCTCTACCTTTCTGAGACGTCGGTTTGTTTAATTATCCATGTTAAATCGATCGAACGTCGTGgtatttatgttattttggGCTGAACCACCGAGCTCGTTTATGGCGTTTATATCGTGGGATAGTTGGAATTGGAAAACCAAGTGCTAGAGATTGTGGGCAACTGCGAGAACGCAACCTGACCACATTCACCATTTAGTTGGTCCATTGTCATCATTTAAGATAATGTGTTGAAGATTCCTTTCTTGGATAGTCTCTAGATGGAGCCGTTGCAGCAAGAATTGAAGGTGAACAATTACTACACTATTTGTTTCCATGCGTGTGGATCCTTCCAATTTGTTTGTAGGATCTCCTATAAGGACGATGCTTTCCGATTGGAAGTACTTGGTGGGATAGATACAGTATAATTTTAATGGATGTTGATAAAGTAAAAAAAGGTGAGAGATCACCCTGCAGGTGAAATGGACTACGTTCGGCAGACTGATGATTGATTTCCTGGAGAGACAGATGATCGTGCATGCTGGTCTCTAGGGTGCGTAGTTAGTTATGATCCAAATGGTAGGTTAAGGGCTCAAGCTCATCGATTTTGTAGAATGTTTACTTTTAAGTTTGCAGTGGGAGAAAGTTAAACACTTTTTAAGGTTCCATGGCAGCATATTCTTAGATCCACGAGGCCATACCCAGTGTGGTATTACGATATATGATGCTAGGGAAGCTGTACTAGTGTAGCATACcatgcttttgaattttgtatttagttaaaaaaaacaaccaaataaCCATGGATCAGAAGTGCAGGCAGTTTACAAACTAAATTATTAAGGCACTTCTTCAACCTATAAAGTTCAAAATTAACACCATAAACAGAGTATATTTTTGGCCATAATCGTTCCAGTGGACAAAAAAGTAGGCCCAATTGAAGAAGATATGCACTTGCCATAAGCCCGCTGTTGTCATATTGATTCGTTGATTGTGACATGTAGAAATAAATGACTTATATACAATTACTAAGACATACAAGTAAAGAACAATTTTGGTCATCATCTCTGGCGAGTTCCTTACCTTTGACATCCTATTTGTGGATGCTCGTGAAAGTTCCTTATTTTTGAACATTACCATGCTTAgccttcttcattttgttcttttccttaatgTTATTAGAAAATATATTCTTTTGGTTGCTTATAGGCCGATAGTATGTCATGATGCAATGCGTACATTCTCTTTCAACCCTCTGCAGTCAAGGCCCATGCAAATTTTTATAGCTTAAACACATAGTCTTCATGATCTTTCCTTTACTTGTTACTCGCTGAGGGTCTTTGCAGACCCTTAACCTTAAACACTAGCTCGTATGATCCTTCATTGAGAGAGCTTATAATCTGACTGAAACAAGATTGAGATCCTAAACCAATTGCATGTGTTAGGCAAAACACCTAGGAAACTTCTTGGAATTGCCCTGCATCGCTGGTAATACTGGGTCGGATCAGCCATGGTGGCTTTGTATTTAAAATGATGAGAAAACTTGTGCCTTTGTGCCACCTGCTTTCCATACGGGCCTTAAAACATTTGGAGTCATTCAATACTCGAGCATGGCTGGACTCAAGGTCATCTGAGCCTGTACCTATGATCTCCTTTCAACCTAATATCATTTTGATCTGTTATGAGTTCCCTTTTTTCAGATCGTGTCTCAAGGTGCCTTACATTCATTTTCAAGCTTGTGATATATGATTAACCCTTCTTAACAAGAGCCCTTTAGTTCTAATTGATTTAAATTGCTGAGTAGTTATAGCTTTCTGAAACTTAATTGCATGTAAAATTTCTAACAGCTGACCTCAGTTAGGATTGATCCTCACCTTCTGCAAGTGGTTATTGCTATGACTTCACCTTGTATATCCATGCTAAGCCAAGCGTTTGGCTGTTCAACAAGTAATAACAATCGAGGTTCATGCAGAAACATTCAACTTTTCTATAAGGGCCAATAGACACTGATATAAACAAACCATGGCTACTAACACTGATAGTCCTATCCAGTCATTCCATTGTAAATTCTCAgctatttttgtcttttgtgtAGAAAGTTTTAGATCGTGTATTTTTTCCTCTAATTTGCCTATTTGCTGTCTATCTTTTCTTTATCCTGTTCTGTTACATTTTTTGTTGGTCTGTTTCTTTGGAATTTTGCTAATGAGGACAGTCGCAGATGGATGGTTCATTTCATTCACCAGAGTGGCATGCTGCTCGCCTGGCAAGCCTTAATACTTCTCATACAATAACTTGGGAGgaattcaagaaaaaacaacGGGTAC
This window of the Nymphaea colorata isolate Beijing-Zhang1983 chromosome 2, ASM883128v2, whole genome shotgun sequence genome carries:
- the LOC116246822 gene encoding phosphatidylinositol N-acetylglucosaminyltransferase subunit C-like, whose translation is MENKTLNTQARAKWKKVAYGGMQPGYADNYTDESFLEDMVMNANVVKRDLLKVMLDSVSITQYLCVVVLVVCVWTYTLSARIDGRTLHLVNAVLLGMGFLVLVLTETKLSISLLLHYLLNIAYFISGLYVLAPLYCTLTRSISSDSIWALTVFLLVIHLFLHDYAGSTIRPPGALKNPTLTSNISLNASIVASVLIASRLPSRHHVFSIMLFSLQIFLFSPLVMYCIKKYSTKVHLCFSLLLTCATLAILFPLHHSLFALFLALLLFITVVCPYWLIRIQEYKFEINGPWDEAKLCYDITE
- the LOC116247069 gene encoding uncharacterized protein LOC116247069, whose amino-acid sequence is MGKNQAYKAMQRARMSSTSGAPENIEDGMMDGSFHSPEWHAARLASLNTSHTITWEEFKKKQRMAKGDNTHSPF